The sequence GAGCTGTCGATGCCGGAGCTCGGCCGGCTCAAATCGGGTCGGGTCAAAGGCGTTTTCCTGTCGGCGGCTACGAAAACCGGCCGCCGTTTGCGCCAATATCGGCGCATTCTGAGCGCGCAGCAACGCCACAGCCGGCAAATCCGTGGCTCCAGACCCGAAGTATGTGCAATGACCTTCCGCCGGGATTTGCGCGCCAATAGCCAGAGCAATCGTGCTGCTGGCTGATCAGCTGTCTAGCGCGACTTGATCACGTGGTCGGTGTTGGCCAGCAATTTCCGCACCGCGGCGCGCGCGGCGTCCGGGCGCTGCAGCCGGATGTTCTTCTCGATCGCCTCATGCAGCTTCTGCGCATGATTGAGGTCGTCGACCGCCCGCGTCGTAAAGGCGAACAGGTGGTCGAAAGCGGATTCGATCAGCACGCCGAGCGGCACCAGAAGATCGTTGCCGGAGGCCCGCAGGATGGCGAGGTGGAAGCGCGTGTCGGCGCGCGTGCGCTCCTGCAGGCTGGCCGCCTCCCCCATCTCGCGGCAAGCCTGGCTGATCTCGGCCATCTGCTCGTCGGTCCGCCGCAGGGCGGCGAAGGCGGTCGCTTCCGGTTCGATGATGTGGCGGAACTCCTGCACCGTCTTCAGGAACACCTCGCGGTCGGGCGACGTCGCGTACCAGGCGAGCACGTCGCGGTCGAGCAGGTTCCAGCGCTCCTTTGGCTCGACCCAGCTGCCGATCTTGGGACGTGAAGCCAAAAGGCTCTTGGCCATCAGCATCTTGATTGCTTCGCGCACCGCCGAGCGGCTGACGCTGAAGGTTTCCGACCATTTCGCCTCATTGGGCAGGATGGTGCCGGGCGGATAGTCGCCGCGCACGATCCGCAGGCCAATTTCGCTGGCCAGCGAGGTGTGCACGCTGGCGCCGGGAATGCGTGCGGCGTCGGGTCGACGAACGCCAGCCTGGCGCTCGCCGGATGCCGGCTTCTTCGGCGGTTTTTCCTTGTTCGGCTTTGCGTCCCGCATACGCTTCAGAAAGGCCGGTTTGCGGAAGCTGTCAAGCACCACGGGGCGGTTGGGCCGCAAAGCGCGCCGCTATGCACAAGCCAGCCTCATTTAGCCGCTTGCTCAGGCGGTTTTTACATATTTGCGCCAGCTGTGCTCCGGGCGGAAGCCGAGCATGTCGCGCGCCTTGCGGTTCGACAGCAGCGTCTCGTATTCGCCGAGTTCGGCCTTGACCGGCACGTTGGGATAAAACCGCTTCAGGAGTTCGGCCGTCGGCAGGTCGGACGAGGTGTCGTCATTGGCGGCGTTGAACACCTGGTAGCCGAGCCCATCCTTTTCAACGGCGCGCAGCGTGATCTGGCCGAGGTCGCGCGCGTCGACATAGCTCCAGGCGATGCGCTTGCGGAAACCGGGATCGGCGAACCATTTCGGAAACAGCGAATACTCATGCGGCTCGATGACATTGCCGATGCGAAGCGCGTAGATGTCGGTGCCGTTGCGTTGCGCGAAGGCGCGCGCGGTCTTCTCGTTGACGATCTTCGACAGCGCATAGCTGTCCATCGGGTCGACGTCATACTCCTCGTCGAGCGGGAAATATTTGGGGTCGCGCGGTTCGTTGGCGAACACCAGTCCGTAGGTCGTCTCGCTCGAGGCGACGATCACCTTGGGGATGCCGAGCTTCACCGCGGCCTCGATAACGTTGTAGGTGCCCATCGCATTGATGCGGAACACCTCATTGTCAGGCGTGATCATGATGCGCGGGATGGCGGCGAAATGCACCACCGCATCCACCGGCTGCGGGCGCAGCGACGGATCGAACTCATGCAGGCCCATATAGCTTGACAGCGCGTTGAACACCTGCCCGCTGTCGGTGATGTCGGTGATCAGCGTGCGCACCTTGGGATTGTCGAGCGGCTTGGTGTCGATGTTGAGCACCTGGCAGCCCTGCTCGACAAGATATTGCACGACGTGACGCCCAGCCTTGCCGCTGCCGCCGGTGAACATGATCCGCTTCGTCATTCTGGTCTCCACAACAGGCTCTGGAATAACCGTCTATTGTCAGACAATATTGCTTTCTGCAACCGCATATGGCTAAAACGCCAGTGCAATTATCGATAATCCGGGATAGGACGACGACATGAACACCACCACCGCGCGCGAAAAGATCGGCTTCATCGGCCTTGGCCTGATGGGGCATGGCATCGCCAAGAATATCGTCGACAAGGGCTATCCGCTGACATTCCTTGGCCGCAAGAACCGCAAACCCGCGGAGGATCTCCTTGGCCGCGGCGCCAAGGAGGCCGCCACCTCGCGCGATGTCGCGGCAGCGTCCGACATCGTCTTCATCTGCGTCACCGGCTCGCGCGAAGTGGAGGCGATCATTCGTGGCCCCGGCGGCCTCAAGGAAGGCTTGAAAAAAGGCTCGGTCGTCGTCGACTGCTCGACCTCGGATCCGGTCTCGACCGTGGCGCTTGCGGCCGAACTCAAGGCGCTGGGCATCGACTATGTCGACGCGCCGCTGAGCCGTACGCCGAAGGAGGCCTGGGAAGGCACGCTCGACGCCATGGTCGGCGCGCCAGACGCCCTCTTCGCCAGGGTCAAGCCGGTGATCGAAACGTGGGCCGGCCGCATCGTCCATATCGGCGACACCGGCGACGGCCACCGCATGAAACTGCTCAACAATTTCATCTCGCTCGGCTACGCCGCTATCTATTCCGAGGCCTTGGCTTTGGCCGAAAAGGTCGGCATCTCGCCGCCGCGTTTCGACAGTGTCATCCGCAACGGCCGCATGGATTGCGGCTTCTACCAGACCTTCATGCGCTGGACGCTGGAAGGCGACCGCGACGCCCATAAATTCACCATCGCCAACGCTTTCAAGGACTTGACCTATCTGGAATCCATGGCGGGTGCCGCCGGCATCGCCAACCCGCTCGGCAACGCCACCAAGAATTCCTTCGCCGGCGCCCATGCCACCGGTCCGGCCGAGCAGTTCGTACCGATGCTGGCAACGCATATCGCCAAGGTTAACGGCGTCGACCTGATGCCGACCAAGGATGGCAAGAAGCAGACGATTTAAGGCTCAAACTCTTTGTTTTGACGCAATTCCCAAGAGAAGCGTTTCACACTTCTCCTGGAATTGCTCTGGCGGCCGGACGGCTTACCGCCGCCGGCTTCCGATCCCCTCATCGGTATCGGCGAGCAGCTTGTGCACGGCGTTGCGCGCGGCCGCCGGCCTTTGCAGGCGGATGTTCTTCTCGATCGCCTCGTGCAGCTTCTGCGCCCGGTTCTGGTCGCCGACCTGGCGTGTCGTGAAGACGAAGAGATGGTCGAGTGCCGACTCGATCAGCACGCCGAGCGGCACCAAAAGGTCGTTGCCCGAGGCCCGCAGGATGGCGAGGTGAAAGCGGGTGTCGGCGCGGATGCGTTCCGGCAGGTTCGCCGCCTCGCCCATCTCGCGGCAGGCGAGGCTGATCTCGGCCATCTGCTCGTCGCTGCGCCGCATGGCGGCAAAGGCGGAGGCTTCCGGTTCGATGATGTGGCGGAATTCCTGCACGGTGCGCAGGAAGGCTTCGCGGTCGGGCGCGGTCGCGTACCAGGCCAGCACGTCGCGGTCGAGCAGGTTCCAGCGCTCCTTCGGCTCGACCCAGCTGCCGATCTTGGGGCGTGACGCCAAAAGGCTCTTGGCCATCAGCATCTTCATCGCCTCGCGCACCGCCGAGCGGCTGACATTGAAGGTTTCGGCCCATTTGGCCTCGTTGGGCAGGATGCTGCCGGGCGGATAGTCGCCGCGCACGATCCGCAGACCAATCTCGCTGGCGAGCGAAGCATGAACGCTGGATCCGGGAAAGTGTACCGCATCCGCCCTGCGCACTACCCCCGGATCGCGGTTGGCTTGCGCCTTGGCCCGGCTGGCTTGTTTCTTTGCCTTCTCGTCCGGCATTCACGTTCCAGTAGGTCGGCCGTCCGTCACCCGGATTGATCCGGAGCTGCACGGCGCCGATCCCGTTGCCGAAATCCAACCACGGACGCGTCAAGGCCGGAGCCTGTTGCCCCTCGCCACAGCGTCTTGTCCAGGAATTCAAAGGGACGGGGCGCCCGCTGCCGAGCGCCCCGAAATCATCAAGCTTACTTCTGGATGCAGGTGTCGACCGTGTCCTTGGTGCATTCGTCGAGGCCGGTGAACACCGGATCGGCGACCTTGGTACCCTTGATGAGATCGATCATCACAGAAGGCGCCTTGTAGCCCATTTCGAAGGGCCGCTGGCCAACCAGCGCGGTGACAAGGCCATCCTTGGCGATCGCCACTTCGTCGCCGATCGTGTCGGCGGCGCCGATGACGAAGTCGTTCTTGGCTATCCGGTCCTTGAGCGGCCCGAACAGATCGCGATAGGGCTGCGGCGCGCCGAACAGCGGCCAGCCGCCCATGATGCCGAAGGCATCGAGCTTGGGATTGGCGGCGAGGATGTCGGTCATCGCCTGCACGCCCTTGGCACCGTCATCATTGGTGAACACCGGACAGCCGGCAACTTCCGTCCAGCCGCCTTCGCCGGCAAGTGCAGCGAGGCCTTCCTTGCCCGACAGTGCGTCGCGCATGCCCTGGGCACGGCGCAGGATGTTGTCGGCTGCGGGATTGCCCTCGATGGTGCAGATCGTGCCGCCATTCGGCTTGCCCTTCTTGATATACTCGCCGATCTTGTGACCCATCAGATAGTTGTCGGTGCCGAGATAGGTTTTGCGAAGTGCTGCATCTTCCTTGCTGAGGTCGGCGTCGACGGTCATGATCGGGATCGTCGGATTGGCGGTCTTGATCGTCTGCGCGATCAGCGGCGCGTTGGACGGTGAAATCGCCATCGCCACCGTGTCGGCCTTGCTCAGCATATCCTGGACGATCTGTGCCTCGCCGGCCTCGTCGGAAGTCGACGCCGGACCGGTGTAGAAGCACTCATATTCCGAGCTGGCGTTTTCCTTGTTCCATTTCTCGCAGCCCTGATGGATGGCTTCGAAGAATGGATTGTCGAGACCTTTCACCACGATGACGAGCTGCTTCTTGGCCAAAGCCGGCCCGGCGCCCAGCGCCATGGCGGCGACGGCGGCGAGCAATACTGTTTTCCTCATGTCAGTCCTCCCTTGGAAACAGACGGGCACGGCGTGCCCGCCACACAAATCGACCTGATGCGAAATGGCAGAGCCAACGCTCGTGCCGCCAGGCATGGCCGATAAGCATTTTCAGATGCGACCGGACCGGCAACGAGCCGGAACGGCCGATGACCTCCCGCCGGTCCCGCTGCAACGACGGCTTGGGACCAGGTATCTTTCTCCGACCATCAACTAATAACGGCGCGGCGCCAACGTCAATTGCTATTTGTCCTACAAAACGGATTTTTCGGAACCGCATGTCACTATTCGTCTGACAAATAGCCTATTTCGACAATTGACGCATGCGCGAGCATTCGCGTAAATGCCGCTCAACGTTGCTTCCGGGAGGAATGGGGAGCACGATATTAGAGCTGCGACCTGGAACAGGCAGGCAGCAAGGCATGGGGAGGCTATAGGCTGGTGGCGGTTCTCGAACTCACCAATATCTCGAAGCATTTTGGCGCCATCCAGGCGGTCAACGACGTGTCGCTGTCGATCGAACCC is a genomic window of Mesorhizobium huakuii containing:
- a CDS encoding FadR/GntR family transcriptional regulator, encoding MPDEKAKKQASRAKAQANRDPGVVRRADAVHFPGSSVHASLASEIGLRIVRGDYPPGSILPNEAKWAETFNVSRSAVREAMKMLMAKSLLASRPKIGSWVEPKERWNLLDRDVLAWYATAPDREAFLRTVQEFRHIIEPEASAFAAMRRSDEQMAEISLACREMGEAANLPERIRADTRFHLAILRASGNDLLVPLGVLIESALDHLFVFTTRQVGDQNRAQKLHEAIEKNIRLQRPAAARNAVHKLLADTDEGIGSRRR
- a CDS encoding sugar-binding protein is translated as MRKTVLLAAVAAMALGAGPALAKKQLVIVVKGLDNPFFEAIHQGCEKWNKENASSEYECFYTGPASTSDEAGEAQIVQDMLSKADTVAMAISPSNAPLIAQTIKTANPTIPIMTVDADLSKEDAALRKTYLGTDNYLMGHKIGEYIKKGKPNGGTICTIEGNPAADNILRRAQGMRDALSGKEGLAALAGEGGWTEVAGCPVFTNDDGAKGVQAMTDILAANPKLDAFGIMGGWPLFGAPQPYRDLFGPLKDRIAKNDFVIGAADTIGDEVAIAKDGLVTALVGQRPFEMGYKAPSVMIDLIKGTKVADPVFTGLDECTKDTVDTCIQK
- a CDS encoding NAD(P)-dependent oxidoreductase, with the protein product MNTTTAREKIGFIGLGLMGHGIAKNIVDKGYPLTFLGRKNRKPAEDLLGRGAKEAATSRDVAAASDIVFICVTGSREVEAIIRGPGGLKEGLKKGSVVVDCSTSDPVSTVALAAELKALGIDYVDAPLSRTPKEAWEGTLDAMVGAPDALFARVKPVIETWAGRIVHIGDTGDGHRMKLLNNFISLGYAAIYSEALALAEKVGISPPRFDSVIRNGRMDCGFYQTFMRWTLEGDRDAHKFTIANAFKDLTYLESMAGAAGIANPLGNATKNSFAGAHATGPAEQFVPMLATHIAKVNGVDLMPTKDGKKQTI
- a CDS encoding FadR/GntR family transcriptional regulator, whose product is MRDAKPNKEKPPKKPASGERQAGVRRPDAARIPGASVHTSLASEIGLRIVRGDYPPGTILPNEAKWSETFSVSRSAVREAIKMLMAKSLLASRPKIGSWVEPKERWNLLDRDVLAWYATSPDREVFLKTVQEFRHIIEPEATAFAALRRTDEQMAEISQACREMGEAASLQERTRADTRFHLAILRASGNDLLVPLGVLIESAFDHLFAFTTRAVDDLNHAQKLHEAIEKNIRLQRPDAARAAVRKLLANTDHVIKSR
- a CDS encoding NAD-dependent epimerase/dehydratase family protein, which gives rise to MTKRIMFTGGSGKAGRHVVQYLVEQGCQVLNIDTKPLDNPKVRTLITDITDSGQVFNALSSYMGLHEFDPSLRPQPVDAVVHFAAIPRIMITPDNEVFRINAMGTYNVIEAAVKLGIPKVIVASSETTYGLVFANEPRDPKYFPLDEEYDVDPMDSYALSKIVNEKTARAFAQRNGTDIYALRIGNVIEPHEYSLFPKWFADPGFRKRIAWSYVDARDLGQITLRAVEKDGLGYQVFNAANDDTSSDLPTAELLKRFYPNVPVKAELGEYETLLSNRKARDMLGFRPEHSWRKYVKTA